Proteins encoded in a region of the Drosophila sechellia strain sech25 chromosome 2L, ASM438219v1, whole genome shotgun sequence genome:
- the LOC6617431 gene encoding uncharacterized protein KIAA2013 homolog → MLFRSAKSKFDGGDVMRRMKRLAEGTISSYRRLFLLLLCVCVVFYMIPPIFRYIFLSAPEQKDPHSMCMDDRLTPFILQNFEFEANIRHVSPAKMPGERDFTPYVGNGYLGLEIAHDAFLNIKNGRAMQLPIRFQPVVSVSGGSASGGEKEATVVEYLTGMVHRFQCFAGYFVSYTYYAHRTQPNIFMQELQITNTRNLLEDIELIMPRVNLQKLTRRTVPLSEPVSMGVFTYTELEVLSGIVQLQTENPSKSIVISIVKPQMDSKLQLRKRGTVRIVYPTAVQYSKPVAEEKIGGTSETIEQQATQAMAKLLQKLGSKPSNPGSLNSVNIYRQEHIDVWTDLWATGFTISTSKAENSLNGDRINATMYAVLSQVRSFEFEETGGSKKEDIAKALTYAEGCYDSYHTLQAENLWREMSSLQQLNSLVTSWMLTLEKQGCHNLIRAGASGVIQAMVLSFGSFRFSNQHLECNIHPKFLHRDFHFRRLNYGNKTHVNVTIIVDDDNKAVINIALDRSDRSYYACDGGCLDEPVLLTQNRRQFPVKLTEPLTAILYITEDKQHMEELHHAIHVKEVVEAPAHEQHLIALHRHGHQLGGLPTLFWVSVCAIIIVFHIFLCKLIIKEYCEPSDKLRYRYNKP, encoded by the exons ATGTTGTTCCGCTCAGCGAAAAGCAAGTTCGACGGCGGCGACGTGATGCGTCGAATGAAGCGCCTGGCGGAGGGCACGATCTCCTCGTACCGCCGCCTGTTCCTTCTGCTCCTCTGTGTCTGTGTGGTCTTCTATATGATTCCGCCGATCTTTCGCTATATCTTCCTTAGTGCTCCTGAACAGAAGG ATCCCCACAGCATGTGCATGGACGACCGGCTGACGCCTTTCATCCTCCAGAACTTTGAATTCGAAGCCAATATCCGTCACGTGTCACCAGCGAAAATGCCTGGTGAACGCGATTTCACGCCCTACGTCGGCAACGGCTACCTCGGGCTGGAGATCGCACACGACGCCTTCTTGAATATCAAGAATGGCAGGGCTATGCAGCTGCCTATTCGCTTTCAGCCGGTGGTCTCCGTTTCGGGAGGATCCGCATCTGGCGGGGAAAAGGAAGCCACTGTCGTCGAGTATCTGACGGGAATGGTGCATCGATTCCAATGCTTTGCCGGTTACTTCGTTTCGTACACCTACTACGCCCATCGCACTCAGCCGAATATCTTCATGCAGGAGTTGCAGATCACAAACACCAGGAACCTCTTGGAGGATATAGAACTGATCATGCCACGCGTCAATCTGCAGAAGCTCACCAGGCGAACAGTGCCGCTCAGTGAACCCGTCTCCATGGGAGTGTTCACCTACACAGAGTTGGAGGTGCTCTCGGGCATAGTCCAGCTTCAGACAGAAAATCCCAGTAAATCCATTGTTATAAGCATAGTGAAGCCGCAGATGGACTCCAAGCTGCAGCTTAGAAAGCGCGGCACAGTGCGAATTGTGTATCCCACAGCAGTGCAGTACTCAAAACCAGTGGCGGAGGAAAAAATCGGTGGTACAAGCGAGACCATAGAGCAGCAGGCCACTCAGGCGATGGCCAAGCTGCTTCAAAAGCTTGGCTCCAAGCCCTCAAACCCAGGATCCTTGAACAGCGTAAACATCTATCGCCAGGAGCACATTGACGTTTGGACTGATTTGTGGGCCACTGGGTTTACGATAAGCACCTCCAAGGCGGAGAACAGCTTGAACGGCGATCGCATCAATGCCACGATGTATGCAGTTCTCTCCCAGGTGCGCAGCTTCGAGTTCGAAGAGACGGGTGGCTCCAAAAAGGAGGATATAGCAAAGGCGCTAACGTACGCCGAAGGCTGCTACGATTCCTATCACACTCTGCAGGCGGAGAATCTTTGGCGCGAGATGTCTAGTCTTCAGCAGCTTAACTCCCTGGTTACATCGTGGATGCTAACGCTGGAGAAGCAGGGCTGTCACAATCTCATACGAGCAGGTGCTTCGGGAGTCATCCAAGCCATGGTCCTGAGCTTCGGCAGCTTTCGTTTCAGCAATCAGCATCTGGAGTGCAACATCCATCCGAAGTTTCTGCACAGGGACTTCCACTTCAGGCGCCTAAATTACGGCAACAAAACCCATGTCAACGTCACCATTATTGTGGATGATGACAACAAGGCGGTGATCAACATCGCGCTGGATCGTTCAGACAGGAGCTACTACGCTTGCGATGGCGGCTGCCTGGATGAGCCCGTGCTGCTCAC GCAAAACCGACGACAATTCCCAGTCAAACTGACTGAACCCCTAACAGCAATATTATACATAACCGAGGACAAGCAGCACATGGAAGAGCTGCACCATGCCATCCACGTGAAGGAAGTGGTCGAGG CTCCCGCACATGAGCAGCATTTGATCGCACTGCATCGACATGGGCACCAATTGGGTGGATTGCCCACGCTCTTCTGGGTTTCCGTATGTGCAATAATCATAGTATTTCACATATTCCTGTGCAAGCTCATTATCAAGGAGTACTGCGAGCCGAGCGATAAGTTAAGATATCGTTATAACAAACCGTGA